From the genome of Cytobacillus firmus, one region includes:
- a CDS encoding M24 family metallopeptidase codes for MEKIQKLRARFTESGIDGMLITSNYNRRYMTGFTGSSGVVLISADKALFITDFRYTEQAAKQCEGYEIVKHTGAIPEEVATQAEQLGIKKLGFEENHVTFSSYKAYEKAVNAELVPVSDTIEKLRLIKTDSEIKIIKVAADIADAAFKHILDVIRPGITELEVSNELEFFMRKAGADSSSFDIIVASGYRSALPHGVASDKVIEKGDFVTLDFGAYYKGYVSDITRTVAVGEPEDKLKEIYTIVQEAQERGMEGIKPGMSGKEADALTRDYIAGKGYGEYFGHSTGHGIGLEVHEGPALSFKSDVILEPGMIVTVEPGIYIPGLGGVRIEDDTVITNDHNETLTHSTKELIIL; via the coding sequence ATGGAGAAAATACAAAAATTACGTGCACGCTTTACAGAGTCAGGGATTGATGGGATGCTGATTACCAGCAATTACAATCGCCGTTATATGACTGGTTTTACCGGTTCATCGGGCGTGGTTTTAATCAGTGCGGATAAAGCGCTCTTTATAACCGATTTCCGCTACACGGAACAGGCTGCCAAACAATGTGAAGGGTATGAAATTGTAAAACATACTGGTGCAATTCCGGAAGAAGTCGCTACACAGGCAGAACAGCTTGGGATTAAAAAGCTTGGTTTTGAAGAGAATCATGTAACCTTTTCATCCTATAAAGCCTATGAAAAAGCTGTTAACGCCGAGCTTGTCCCTGTTTCTGACACTATTGAAAAGTTACGCTTGATAAAGACCGATTCAGAGATTAAGATAATAAAGGTGGCGGCAGACATTGCAGATGCTGCGTTTAAACATATTCTTGATGTCATTCGGCCAGGTATTACGGAACTGGAAGTATCGAATGAATTAGAGTTCTTTATGAGAAAAGCGGGTGCAGATTCATCTTCGTTTGACATTATCGTAGCATCCGGGTACCGTTCTGCTCTTCCGCATGGAGTTGCCAGTGATAAGGTTATTGAAAAAGGCGATTTTGTCACTTTGGACTTCGGCGCTTATTATAAGGGGTATGTTTCAGATATTACCCGCACAGTTGCTGTTGGGGAACCGGAAGATAAGCTGAAAGAAATTTATACAATTGTGCAGGAAGCCCAGGAGCGGGGAATGGAAGGCATCAAACCTGGAATGAGCGGCAAAGAGGCAGATGCCTTAACTCGTGATTATATTGCAGGTAAAGGCTATGGCGAATATTTTGGCCATTCTACCGGACACGGGATCGGCCTTGAAGTGCATGAAGGTCCTGCATTATCATTTAAGTCTGATGTTATCCTTGAACCCGGAATGATTGTGACGGTGGAGCCTGGCATTTACATACCGGGACTTGGCGGTGTCCGCATTGAGGATGATACAGTCATAACAAATGATCATAATGAAACGCTTACTCATTCTACTAAAGAATTGATTATTCTTTAA
- the aroQ gene encoding type II 3-dehydroquinate dehydratase has translation MGKILLLNGPNLNLLGKREPGVYGKETLGQLEQNMKALGASYETEVICFQSNHEGELIDRLHLANEDGTQGIIFNPGAFTHYSYAIRDAVAGIQVPVIEVHISNVHAREEFRHISVIAPAAMGQIVGLGFKGYELAFYALMDFVKGRG, from the coding sequence ATGGGGAAAATACTCCTGTTAAATGGGCCGAATTTAAACCTGCTAGGCAAAAGGGAACCAGGTGTTTATGGAAAAGAAACACTGGGTCAGCTTGAGCAAAATATGAAAGCATTGGGTGCTTCATATGAGACAGAAGTAATCTGTTTTCAGTCAAATCACGAAGGTGAACTCATTGACAGGCTACACCTTGCCAATGAAGATGGCACACAGGGTATAATTTTCAATCCCGGGGCATTTACTCATTATAGCTACGCAATAAGGGATGCTGTTGCAGGAATACAGGTTCCTGTGATCGAAGTACATATTTCAAATGTTCATGCCAGGGAAGAATTCAGGCATATTTCTGTCATTGCACCCGCTGCAATGGGCCAGATAGTCGGCCTTGGATTTAAAGGGTATGAACTGGCATTTTATGCATTAATGGATTTTGTCAAGGGGAGAGGATAA
- a CDS encoding YqhR family membrane protein, which produces MAEEKERLEQDQREKPMSFMTMVVITGLVGGILWSGLAYLAYVFNFTEIRPNVILEPWTIGAWKEGWLGTLISIFLIGGVSIIAALIYYAALRKFQSIFVGAGYGVALFLLVFFVLNPIFPGISPFWDLERNTIITSLCFYILFGVFVGYSISYEAQELRGKTEDEKKARTDPDLI; this is translated from the coding sequence GTGGCAGAAGAAAAAGAGCGCTTGGAACAGGATCAAAGGGAAAAACCGATGTCTTTTATGACAATGGTGGTCATTACCGGACTGGTTGGAGGCATTCTTTGGAGCGGTCTGGCCTATCTTGCTTATGTGTTTAATTTCACGGAAATTCGCCCTAATGTCATTCTCGAGCCCTGGACGATTGGAGCCTGGAAAGAGGGGTGGCTTGGAACACTGATCTCAATTTTCCTAATAGGGGGAGTATCTATTATAGCTGCCCTGATCTATTATGCAGCGCTGCGGAAATTTCAAAGTATTTTCGTGGGGGCAGGCTATGGAGTTGCCCTTTTTTTACTGGTGTTTTTTGTTCTCAATCCAATCTTCCCTGGAATCAGCCCGTTTTGGGATCTTGAGCGAAATACAATTATTACATCACTTTGTTTCTATATTTTATTTGGCGTATTTGTAGGGTATTCCATTTCATATGAAGCTCAAGAACTCAGAGGCAAAACCGAAGATGAAAAAAAGGCCCGCACAGATCCGGATTTAATTTAG
- a CDS encoding SA1362 family protein, with protein MAFLKKPFTFYIVSGLIILAVIGVAVSLISNPAGFLQRIAVIVIIGAVVYFLFQRFNRSNPSKREQRAFIKAAKKSKRRFNNKESGTVNGRKGSVGSITSIKKSKKKSSPHLTVIEGKKGKKKNRASL; from the coding sequence GTGGCTTTCTTGAAAAAACCATTTACATTTTATATTGTCTCCGGTCTTATTATTCTAGCTGTTATCGGAGTTGCCGTCAGCTTGATTTCAAATCCTGCCGGTTTTTTGCAGAGAATAGCTGTCATTGTCATCATTGGAGCTGTTGTATACTTTCTTTTTCAGCGCTTTAACAGATCTAATCCCTCAAAGCGAGAACAGCGAGCTTTTATAAAGGCAGCCAAAAAATCAAAAAGACGCTTTAATAATAAAGAATCTGGCACTGTTAATGGAAGAAAAGGATCTGTCGGTTCCATAACTTCTATAAAAAAGTCCAAGAAAAAGTCTTCTCCACATTTGACAGTCATAGAAGGCAAAAAAGGCAAAAAGAAAAATCGAGCCTCCCTTTAA
- a CDS encoding patatin-like phospholipase family protein, producing the protein MYIDGVFSGGGIKGFALIGAYEAVHRRGFRFKRVAGTSAGSIVAALIAANYTSEEIYQLVDEFEVKKLLDERKTFIPFAVGKWINLYWRLGLYKGSELESWMAQKLGDRGIRTFSDLPPQSLRVIASDLTNGRLMVLPDDLVHYGIDPASFPVAKAIRMSCSLPYFFEPVKLNGFSSTSVIVDGGVLSNFPMWLFDKENVKKTRPVLGIKLSHNLSQRPPNKIDNAIQMYAALFETMKDAHDARYISRKHAQNIIFIPTDGVLTAEFNITEQKKKDLLEHGRQCAEQFFTSWSY; encoded by the coding sequence ATGTATATAGATGGTGTTTTTTCAGGAGGAGGCATCAAAGGATTTGCCTTAATCGGCGCATATGAAGCAGTTCATAGAAGGGGATTTCGCTTCAAGCGGGTTGCTGGTACCAGTGCAGGATCCATTGTGGCTGCGTTAATAGCTGCTAATTATACAAGTGAGGAAATATATCAGCTCGTCGATGAATTTGAAGTAAAAAAGCTCCTTGATGAAAGAAAAACATTTATCCCTTTTGCAGTTGGAAAATGGATTAATCTCTATTGGCGTTTGGGATTATATAAAGGATCTGAGCTGGAAAGCTGGATGGCTCAGAAACTTGGCGATAGGGGAATTAGGACATTTTCAGATCTGCCGCCTCAATCGCTGAGAGTCATTGCGTCAGACCTGACAAATGGAAGATTGATGGTACTTCCGGATGATCTTGTGCATTATGGCATTGATCCAGCTTCATTTCCGGTGGCAAAAGCTATCAGGATGAGCTGCAGCCTCCCGTATTTTTTTGAGCCTGTCAAGCTAAATGGCTTCAGCAGCACAAGTGTGATTGTGGATGGAGGGGTTTTAAGCAATTTTCCGATGTGGCTTTTTGATAAGGAAAATGTGAAAAAAACCAGGCCAGTGCTCGGGATAAAGTTAAGTCATAACTTAAGCCAACGGCCCCCGAATAAAATCGACAATGCCATACAAATGTATGCGGCGCTTTTTGAGACGATGAAGGACGCTCATGATGCAAGATACATCTCGAGAAAGCATGCACAAAATATTATTTTCATTCCAACCGATGGTGTACTGACTGCGGAATTCAATATAACTGAACAGAAGAAAAAAGACCTTCTAGAGCACGGCAGGCAATGTGCAGAGCAGTTTTTTACCTCATGGAGCTACTAA